Proteins found in one Aspergillus puulaauensis MK2 DNA, chromosome 8, nearly complete sequence genomic segment:
- a CDS encoding uncharacterized protein (COG:S;~EggNog:ENOG410PFNR;~InterPro:IPR008253;~PFAM:PF01284;~TransMembrane:4 (i14-34o46-64i76-102o140-163i);~go_component: GO:0016020 - membrane [Evidence IEA]), which produces MKLPSFNPGRTKNLIHGVQGFLIFLAWALTIAIFTKGDGIDGRTAWYFALCWFSIPGLIYLVAVPMWPRARRFGNVYAFATVDCLYTVLWFSAWICLASYVAQGKSEGKDKDDKDNKDKDSDNKSGCDNWKYGSASKCNVSTATTIVGVIIFLLFLLTAWMSFRNVMHFRRTGTLPDAVSDPTFAAQSKAAFSSNPAQDFEEEDDFRSGRGGMGSSARDRDEDYALLHQSEVDDMGNPNSRSAMHGTYDPTNASGSVLHEYNPSEFGSTGYGGAHGQHYGGPSEYDSTLGSYHR; this is translated from the exons ATGAAGCTACCGTCCTTCAACCCCGGGCGGACGAAGAACCTCATCCATGGAGTTCAGGGCTTCCTGATCTTCCTTGCCTGGGCTctcaccatcgccatctttACAAAAGGAGACGGTATCGATGGGCGAACAGCCTGGTACTTCGCCTTG TGTTGGTTCTCCATCCCCGGTCTCATTTATCTAGTAGCTGTGCCTATGTGGCCCCGCGCCCGACGATTCGGAAACGTCTACGCTTTTGCGACCGTCGACTGTCTGTATACCGTCCTGTGGTTCAGCGCTTGGATTTGCCTTGCCAGCTATGTGGCACAGGGCAAGAGCGAGGGCAAGGACAAGGATGACAAGGATAACAAAGACAAGGACAGCGATAATAAGAGTGGGTGCGACAACTGGAAATACGGCAGCGCCAGTAAATGCAATGTTAGCACCGCCACGACTATTGTCGGAGTGATTATCTT ccttctcttcctcttaACGGCATGGATGTCCTTCCGCAATGTCATGCACTTCCGCCGCACAGGTACGCTGCCTGACGCCGTCTCCGATCCCACCTTCGCTGCACAGAGCAAAgccgccttctcctcgaacCCCGCTCAGGActttgaagaagaggacgactTTCGCTCGGGACGTGGCGGAATGGGCTCTTCGGCCCGAGACCGCGACGAGGATTACGCTCTGCTCCACCAGAGCGAGGTTGACGACATGGGCAACCCGAACTCACGCTCTGCGATGCACGGCACCTACGATCCCACCAACGCGAGCGGATCAGTCCTACATGAATACAATCCCAGCGAATTCGGCAGCACCGGCTACGGCGGTGCCCATGGGCAGCATTACGGGGGCCCGTCAGAATACGACTCAACCCTCGGCAGTTACCACCGCTAG
- a CDS encoding uncharacterized protein (COG:S;~EggNog:ENOG410PKIT;~InterPro:IPR036291;~TransMembrane:2 (i24-42o48-66i)) translates to MSALEVRRANVISKRHIIQQTRRVFHSQTISHLFRIAISLVLLPLDNLILFVAVLLTYLSPFFRRLEALHRRKKILQDLQFRPKTVLVTGVDTPHGLRVARCWYNEGHRVVGADITDARCTSGESMSRAFAAYYRIPKAQYVSRLLDIVLREKVDIWIPCSRDASVVDDAMAKQAIESRTSCKCSTLNTDLAIQWGQLETFIPYLTERDLPVVENHQVQSRDSIHKILHRSPTKVYHMRKPTPPTNTEAAIVLPKRTISSTYTEVSQIQVSKDSPWLMQQHVRLGEFIAELLIVCGHVTAIMIRPASRDSVWGCSPLHEGLSAAIHRVVDSFASKSGSRVTAHLAVRLMVDEELTSNSVRYEVNIADCTQGAAATTHLLQDTPPHALVNGYLAALSEDGIPKASVNAFTSESFSRLPSVYEIIKSYDVRKVLPALYPLAQGIDWAVDEAGKLLVFWKNWRFSIADPLPWWWHTHVYWPLRELDLLLHSKKQADASRT, encoded by the coding sequence ATGTCCGCTCTGGAAGTGCGACGGGCGAATGTCATCTCAAAGCGGCACATTATTCAACAGACCCGACGAGTGTTCCACAGCCAGACCATCAGCCATTTATTTCGTATCGCCATCTCGCTTGTTCTCTTACCACTAGACAACTTGATCCTCTTCGTGGCTGTGTTGTTGACCTATTTGTCGCCTTTCTTCCGACGGCTGGAAGCATTACACCGGCGAAAGAAGATACTGCAGGACCTGCAATTTCGACCGAAGACCGTTCTAGTTACTGGGGTGGATACCCCGCACGGCCTCCGGGTTGCGCGATGCTGGTATAATGAAGGCCACCGGGTGGTGGGTGCTGATATTACAGACGCCAGATGCACTTCTGGAGAGAGTATGTCGAGGGCCTTTGCGGCTTACTACCGCATTCCCAAAGCGCAGTATgtctccaggctgctggaCATCGTGCTGAGGGAGAAGGTGGATATATGGATTCCCTGCTCGCGCGATGCGTCTGTTGTTGACGACGCAATGGCAAAGCAAGCAATTGAGAGCCGGACGAGCTGCAAGTGCAGCACTCTTAATACCGATCTAGCAATCCAGTGGGGCCAGTTGGAGACATTTATCCCATACCTGACCGAGCGCGATCTCCCGGTTGTCGAAAACCATCAGGTCCAGTCGCGGGACTCTATACACAAGATCCTACATCGGTCGCCCACTAAGGTCTATCACATGCGCAAACCAACCCCGCCGACTAATACGGAGGCGGCCATTGTATTGCCGAAAAGAACCATCAGCTCGACATACACCGAAGTCAGTCAAATCCAAGTCTCCAAGGACAGCCCGTGGCTCATGCAGCAGCATGTTCGTTTGGGGGAGTTCATCGCTGAGCTGTTGATCGTCTGCGGCCACGTCACTGCTATCATGATCCGTCCGGCTAGTCGAGACTCAGTCTGGGGTTGTTCACCTCTGCACGAAGGGCTTTCGGCAGCAATACATAGGGTCGTGGACAGCTTTGCATCAAAAAGTGGTTCTCGAGTAACCGCACACCTCGCCGTGCGATTGATGGTAGACGAAGAGTTGACATCGAACTCTGTACGCTATGAGGTAAATATTGCAGACTGTACTCAGGGCGCGGCTGCCACCACCCATCTTTTGCAGGACACACCTCCTCATGCTTTGGTCAATGGATACTTGGCGGCATTATCAGAAGATGGCATACCGAAGGCTTCAGTAAACGCATTCACAAGTGAAAGCTTCTCTCGGCTGCCGAGCGTATATGAAATTATCAAGAGTTATGATGTCCGCAAGGTGCTTCCCGCGCTTTACCCTCTTGCGCAAGGAATTGATTGGGCGGTTGATGAAGCAGGCAAGCTGCTGGTGTTCTGGAAGAACTGGCGGTTCTCAATCGCGGACCCGTTGCCATGGTGGTGGCATACACATGTTTACTGGCCACTGAGAGAGCTCGACCTGCTGCTCCATTCGAAAAAGCAGGCTGATGCTTCGCGAACGTAA
- a CDS encoding D-arabinose 1-dehydrogenase (NAD(P)(+)) ARA2 (COG:C;~EggNog:ENOG410PKGN;~InterPro:IPR023210,IPR036812;~PFAM:PF00248), which produces MTRDYSRPLPLSAALPPLVMGTATFNSQYNEDPYALPTTELVHRAFASGVRAFDTSPYYGPAEELLGRALATDFVQSNFPRQSYHLLTKVGRIAGSSFDYSPAWVRKSIARSLRRLHTEYLDVVYCHDVEFVSPQEVLEAVRELRRIRDTQGTVRYVGISGYPVDVLCDLAELVLRETGEPLDVVMSYANFTLQNTRLLTQGLPRLVAAGVDVIPNASPLGMGLLRRKGVPIGSMGDFHPAPDGLRTAIHNASEFADSEGEKIEVIAIRFALESWLRDGAKGGALGPPLARSPDADPGFISVASMGTGERLGVSVMGVSNIDELNETLRVWHSIVDGLENKDDNDEYFETQAAAVPSAPSAPAILTPSDGIITDRVWSCERRSRILYLANQVQSILSPTWVDYTWPSPDPGFVNTLPADHLASLNDTTKSAGIPGQTVQNDVPTQDAMMTPPLEAQESMIPVDTVPSL; this is translated from the coding sequence ATGACCCGCGACTACTCCCGCCCTCTTCCGTTATCGGCGGCCCTTCCGCCGCTGGTAATGGGCACAGCAACATTCAACTCGCAGTACAACGAAGACCCCTACGCTCTCCCAACAACCGAGCTGGTGCACCGCGCATTCGCCAGCGGAGTCCGTGCCTTCGATACCTCCCCGTACTACGGTCCTGCAGAGGAACTCCTCGGCCGCGCCCTAGCCACAGACTTTGTGCAGTCAAACTTTCCCCGGCAATCATACCACCTCCTCACAAAGGTCGGACGGATCGCAGGCTCCTCATTCGACTATTCCCCGGCGTGGGTTAGGAAGAGCATTGCCCGGAGTCTCCGCCGCCTTCACACGGAGTACCTGGACGTTGTATACTGCCACGATGTCGAGTTCGTTTCACCGCAGGAAGTACTAGAGGCAGTCCGCGAATTGCGCCGGATCCGGGATACACAAGGGACAGTCCGCTATGTTGGTATCTCGGGATACCCAGTGGACGTGCTATGCGATCTCGCAGAGTTGGTTCTCCGTGAGACCGGCGAGCCGCTCGACGTCGTCATGTCCTACGCCAACTTCACTTTACAGAACACACGGCTCCTAACGCAGGGTCTCCCGCGACTCGTAGCAGCTGGCGTCGATGTTATCCCCAATGCCTCGCCCCTTGGAATGGGTCTACTGCGCCGAAAGGGTGTCCCAATTGGAAGCATGGGTGATTTCCACCCCGCCCCAGACGGGCTCCGAACAGCCATCCACAACGCATCCGAGTTCGCCGACTCAGAAGGAGAAAAGATTGAAGTGATTGCAATCCGCTTCGCTCTTGAATCTTGGCTTCGCGATGGCGCAAAGGGTGGTGCTCTCGGCCCACCACTCGCCCGCAGCCCGGATGCAGACCCAGGCTTCATATCCGTCGCGAGCATGGGCACCGGTGAGCGACTAGGCGTGAGCGTTATGGGAGTTAGCAACATCGACGAGTTAAATGAGACTCTCCGTGTCTGGCACAGTATCGTCGACGGACTAGAAAATAAGGACGATAACGACGAGTATTTTGAAACCCAAGCTGCGGCCGTCCCTTCCGCACCCAGTGCGCCGGCCATCCTCACCCCGTCGGACGGTATCATCACAGACCGCGTGTGGTCGTGCGAGAGGCGCAGTCGGATTTTATACCTTGCGAACCAGGTCCAATCTATCCTTTCGCCAACTTGGGTAGACTACACATGGCCcagtccagatccaggcTTCGTCAATACTTTACCCGCCGACCACCTTGCTTCTCTGAATGACACCACAAAATCGGCCGGCATACCTGGCCAAACCGTACAAAACGACGTACCTACGCAAGATGCTATGATGACACCCCCGTTGGAAGCACAAGAGTCAATGATACCCGTGGACACTGTCCCATCTTTATGA
- a CDS encoding uncharacterized protein (COG:S;~EggNog:ENOG410PMEY;~InterPro:IPR009057,IPR006600) — MPRKPRKTKQELIEQEGRIECAIRDLKNGKISNIEQAIHAYNLPPQTLRDRLKGHPSRAELRNHNHRLSERQEKALIGWIVSLDIRGAPPRYFQVREMA; from the coding sequence atgccacgaaaacCGCGTAAAACGAAGCAAGAATTGATAGAGCAGGAGGGCAGGATTGAATGCGCGATTCGCGATTTAAAGAACGGAAAAATCTCTAATATCGAGCAAGCTATACATGCCTACAACCTACCGCCCCAAACCCTACGTGATCGGTTGAAGGGACACCCTTCTCGAGCAGAACTCCGTAACCACAACCACAGGCTATCTGAGCGCCAGGAGAAGGCACTAATAGGATGGATAGTATCTTTAGATATTCGTGGTGCACCTCCTAGGTACTTCCAGGTACGAGAGATGGCATAA
- a CDS encoding RelA/SpoT domain-containing protein (COG:S;~EggNog:ENOG410PY14;~InterPro:IPR007685,IPR043519;~PFAM:PF04607;~go_process: GO:0015969 - guanosine tetraphosphate metabolic process [Evidence IEA]), which produces MSPAADASSSIHKRETAIEQFLEWYEENRKDYVAVAEESAGRLLQALGDAGMPHKVEYRVKDTKRLKMKVDGRKDDREYENLDDIVKDIVDLAGVRVLVYFATDKDRVEKFITENFDVQSSPRFSGAQETKNGEAGRGRTRQYTPKYPEYCANHYGTTLKLQDGTEPRPWHKCRVEIQVTTILRHTWAEVSHDWNYKQLVPGGDDEFCSQLLDGLSGALDMGEFFLEKMQQALVTQKVQGDTPFGSQYGLGSFLTEWAAVSGRHQDRVDVQTLWEVLRQFDYDRPTRLRQIMNSLDLSPELARKYEPLPLNIETSIIHSIMESDERYKRQREKDAEHRGRSQKYKLKVVRDCFIWFGRLFRFNHKWFTLVCSENDPKRVVENMEWLVNQSMKEGERLSSADERILDDLFNTFEQHGRLAVQYVFFLARLRVKTFDADGYSMRMVVNPLLELRAHQRRRL; this is translated from the coding sequence ATGAGCCCAGCCGCAGACGCCTCAAGCTCGATCCATAAACGGGAAACAGCCATCGAACAGTTTCTCGAATGGTACGAGGAGAACCGAAAAGATTATGTTGCTGTGGCCGAGGAGTCTGCCGGGCGACTTCTGCAGGCTCTAGGCGACGCAGGTATGCCGCATAAAGTCGAATATCGCGTAAAGGATACGAAAAGACTGAAAATGAAAGTGGACGGACGAAAAGATGACCGGGAGTATGAAAATCTTGACGATATTGTCAAGGATATTGTTGACCTGGCCGGGGTACGCGTGCTTGTCTACTTTGCGACAGACAAAGACCGCGTCGAGAAGTTCATCACTGAGAATTTTGACGTGCAGTCGAGTCCTAGGTTTAGTGGAGCACAGGAGACAAAGAATGGTGAGGCAGGCAGGGGAAGGACTCGCCAATATACTCCAAAGTATCCTGAATATTGCGCCAACCATTACGGGACGACCCTGAAGCTTCAGGACGGCACAGAACCTAGACCCTGGCATAAGTGCCGGGTGGAAATTCAGGTCACGACAATTCTCCGCCATACATGGGCGGAGGTGAGCCATGATTGGAATTACAAGCAACTGGTCCCTGGGGGTGACGATGAGTTTTGCTCTCAGCTCCTTGATGGGCTGAGTGGAGCACTGGACATGGGAGAATTTTTCCTGGAAAAAATGCAGCAAGCGCTTGTGACTCAAAAGGTGCAGGGCGACACGCCATTTGGGTCGCAGTACGGTCTGGGCTCATTCTTGACAGAGTGGGCGGCCGTCAGTGGCAGGCACCAGGATCGAGTCGACGTCCAGACACTGTGGGAGGTGCTGCGCCAGTTTGATTACGACCGACCCACGAGGTTGCGGCAGATCATGAACAGCTTGGACCTTTCTCCAGAGCTCGCTCGCAAATATGAGCCTCTTCCGCTCAACATTGAGACCTCCATCATCCACTCCATTATGGAATCAGACGAGAGATACAAGCGCCAGCGCGAAAAAGATGCAGAACACCGTGGCAGGTCCCAGAAGTACAAGCTAAAGGTCGTGAGAGACTGTTTCATCTGGTTTGGACGTCTCTTCAGATTCAATCATAAGTGGTTTACCCTGGTCTGCTCTGAAAATGACCCCAAGCGAGTGGTAGAAAACATGGAGTGGTTGGTCAACCAGAGCATGAAGGAAGGCGAGCGTCTTTCCTCAGCCGATGAGAGGATCCTGGATGACCTGTTCAACACCTTTGAGCAGCATGGTCGGCTGGCAGTGCAATATGTCTTCTTCCTAGCCAGGCTACGAGTGAAAACCTTTGATGCTGATGG